The DNA sequence GCAGCAGCAGCGGGACAAGGCGCTGCATCGGCTGGTGCAGGGATCCGGGCATGCCTACGGTGGCGATGGCGGCCAGCGTCCGCCGGGTGGTGGTGGTTTCGCGGCGCCGATGGGTGGTTCGCTGGGGACGCTCGCACGCACGGCGCTGCCGATCGCGATGGGCGGTGGCCTCGTGGCCAGCCTGATGCGCGGGTTGCGTGAGGCCGACCAGACCAGCGAGGCCACCGATACCCTGATGCGTTACGACGAGCTGGGGCGCACATTCGACGAACTGCGCGACAGCGTGACCGGGTTGCTGACCCAATTCGGGCTGGCCAATGCCGAGGCCGCCCGGCTGGCCGAGGGCTATGCGCGTGCTTCGGGCGAGGTGGAAGGCGCGACCGATGCGGTCAAGGATTCGGTGGCGCTGGCCCGCGGCCTGGGGATGAATGCCGAGGGCACGACGCGAGCGTTCGGCAGCCTGCAATTCTCGGGCGTGTTCGATCGTCAGGACCGGCGCGAGTTCGCGACCATGCTGGCCGAGATGATCGGCCGGTCCGGCATGTATGCCCGCGGCGACGAACTCCTGGGCCAGGTGACGCGGATGGCGGATCGGGTGTGGGAGGCGACGCTCGAGGCGCCGAACACGCGGGCGATCATGGAAGCCTACTCGGCGATGTTCGACGTATCGGCCGCGACCGGGAAAACCGCGCTGAAGGGTGGTGCCGGCGAACGCATCCTGGCCGCGGCCGATGCCGGGGTCCGCAACATCGGTGGCGGCGAGGCCGGCGAGTTCTTCATGTACCGGGCGCTGTCCGGGGTGACCGGCGACATCTACAAGCAGCGCTACCTGCGCGACTACGGCGCGTTCGGGACGCCTGGGCAGGCCTTCGGTGGCGACGACAATCGCACCCTGCTGCAGATCGTGATGGACCAGTTCCGGCGCGATGCCAAGAACCTGAACAACCCGTATGCGTCGTACTCGGCGCTGGGCGGGTTCTTCAACATATCCAGCCGGCAGGCCGAGGCCATGATGGCGGTGGACAAGCAGATGCGCCAGTCCGGCCTGGGCAACATGCAGTCGCTGCTGGAGCAGTCCGGCGTTGACCTGTCCGAGATGGACGCGTCGGGCCTGGGGCAGATCGCGAAGATCATCGAGGAAGCGCGCGCGGCCGGACCGGTGAACGTCGAGGACGTGGCGGATGCGATCCGGCGTGCGGCCGAGGAAGGGCGGATTCAGACCGTGGCGTCCGAATCGAACCGGGAAATGGCCCGCCTGTCCGACCAGCTCGAGCAACTGATGCGCGATGCACGCCCGTTGCTGACCAACCTGACGGGCTACCTCGCGGATGGGGTCGGCGTGGTGAACGATCTGATCGGAGAGATCAAGCAGGTCAACGAAAACCTCGCCTGGATCCGCAATCGACTGGGTTTCAGCCCGCTCCAGGCCCCGGAAGGGGTGCCCCCGGCGCAAAGCGCGATCATGGAGCAGATGATGCGCCTGCCGCTGTCGCTCTGGCAGGGTAGGCGCTCGGCGCTGGACTGGATGCGCGAGCGTTTCTCCCGGGAAGATAAGCCGGAGTCGTCCGAGCCAGAACCGTCTGGCGGCCTGGGCCGCATCGGCCCCGGGATCATCCCGTGGTCTGACCTGCACACGGTCGGGCCGGAGATCGGCTTGACCGATGGAATCCCATCACGGGCCGCGATGGAGCGCGTGGATGCCCATTACAACCTGCCTCGGGGCACGATCTGGGCGCTGACCCGCACCGAGAGTAATCACGACCCGAACGCCGTTTCCCATGCGGGTGCGATGGGGATCGCGCAGTTCATGCCGGGGACCGCCCGGGACATGGGCCTGAACGACCCGTTCGACCCGTATGCGTCGATCGAAGCGGCCGGCCGCTACATGCGCCACCTGCTCGACCAGCCCTACATCCACACGCTGCAGGACGCTCTGGCTTCCTACAACGCAGGCCCCGGCAACTTCCGGGACCGCGGCGCCTACTACTGGCGCGAGCCCACCGAGCACCGGGAACGCTTCGAACGTCACTTCAGCGCCTACCAGCGCGACAACCCGGATCCGGTCAATGTCGTGGTGCATGTGCATCCGCAACCGGACGGGCCGCCGGAGGTCGAGGTCGAGGTCGATGGCCGCGTCCGGGACACCAGCGTTGGCGAAGGCGCCTACCACCTGAGCGACTTCGCGTTCGGGGCCGGCTGACCAGTCCGTCATTCCCACCTGAGCCCCGGCACGTCCGGGGCTTTCTCGTTGTGGGCGGCCGACATCGCGGCGAGGGTTCAGGAGTTGCGCGAGCAGAACCCCGACGTCACCCAGCGGGAGATTGCGGAAAGCGCGGGGGTGACGCAACAAAGGGTGTCACAAGTAATTACTTGTACCCCTGAGAAGAAGCAAGCCGAGTCGAAGCGCCTATCCGCCCGCCAGCTCTACCTGCCGAAGGATGCGGCGCAGGCGGCCGACATCGCGGCGAAGGTGCGGGAGATGAAGGAGCAGAACCCGGAGGCGACGCAGAGGGAGATTGCCGCCGAGGTTGGTATCAGTGATCGGCATGTGAGGCGGATCAATGAGGACACAACTGTGTCCGCTTCCCGCAAGGCCCGTAATTCCGCCAACACGACCGCCCGCCAGCTCTACCTGCCGAAGGATGCAGCGCAGGCGGCCGACATCGCGGCGAAGGTGCGGGAGGCTGCGGAGAATCCGTTGCGGGAAAGCACCGGCAGACCGGAAGGGAAGAATGTTGTTAATAACAACATTAGAGCGGGCAATCATGACCAGACCTACACCCTTCGCCGCCTGGCCCGCGATAACCCGGAACTGCTGGACAAGGTAGAAGCCGGCGAACTGACAGCCAATGCCGCCGCGATCCAGGCCGGGTTCCGGAAACCTACCAAGACCATCCCGGTGGACTCGGCAGAATCTGCAGTCCGGGCACTGCTGCGCGTGTTCCTGGCGGCCGAAATCCAGGCCGCGATTACCGAGGACAAGGAGCCGAGCGCGGGGGCGGTGGCCCCGGATGTGTCGTGACGGCAACCTCTCGTTACCGGGCTGGAATTCGCCAGAACCCGGTCAACCGAGGAAAAGACCGAGATGCAGAACATGACCGAGAAAGCCCGCGATCGCGTGGCCGCGGCGCAAGCCGAACTGGACGAGGCCGTATCCCGTGGCGAGGACACGAGTTCGATCCGTGCGACGTTGGGCCTGGCCATCGAGGAACTGGACCGGGTCGAAGCCGAAACCGAGGCACAGGCTCGCGCGGCGGCCGGTGCCGCGCAGGATGCTGTTCGTGCCGACGCTGAGCGACTGGCGAACGAAGCCGCCGCAGAGATTCAGGATGTCGTGGACCGGGTGCTTACGATCTCGAAGCCCGAGGTCGAGGTGCCAGCGGATCGCGCGGTGGACCTGTTGCTGGCGCAACAGAAGGCCCAAGCCGAGGATTCCGCGATTCGGGCTCACCGCCACAAGGTCGGGGAGCTTCGGGAACGCCTTGAGCGCCTGAAGGCCGAGCGTGCCGAGATCGGACAGCGACGGGCTGCGGGTGATGAACGCCCCGACGATGCCGCGCGGGTCCACCTGCTGGCGACGGATGCCGAAGCGCTGGAGGATCTG is a window from the Thioalkalivibrio paradoxus ARh 1 genome containing:
- a CDS encoding lytic transglycosylase domain-containing protein; translation: MSDVRFSADPSSVLRAMQDIQRAIQRAGQEGKAFSEMDLSHPELKDLERDMARLRSSMLALQRISPGSQFARGLKQSGQAGMDPWAVDWRRAFPEQQQRDKALHRLVQGSGHAYGGDGGQRPPGGGGFAAPMGGSLGTLARTALPIAMGGGLVASLMRGLREADQTSEATDTLMRYDELGRTFDELRDSVTGLLTQFGLANAEAARLAEGYARASGEVEGATDAVKDSVALARGLGMNAEGTTRAFGSLQFSGVFDRQDRREFATMLAEMIGRSGMYARGDELLGQVTRMADRVWEATLEAPNTRAIMEAYSAMFDVSAATGKTALKGGAGERILAAADAGVRNIGGGEAGEFFMYRALSGVTGDIYKQRYLRDYGAFGTPGQAFGGDDNRTLLQIVMDQFRRDAKNLNNPYASYSALGGFFNISSRQAEAMMAVDKQMRQSGLGNMQSLLEQSGVDLSEMDASGLGQIAKIIEEARAAGPVNVEDVADAIRRAAEEGRIQTVASESNREMARLSDQLEQLMRDARPLLTNLTGYLADGVGVVNDLIGEIKQVNENLAWIRNRLGFSPLQAPEGVPPAQSAIMEQMMRLPLSLWQGRRSALDWMRERFSREDKPESSEPEPSGGLGRIGPGIIPWSDLHTVGPEIGLTDGIPSRAAMERVDAHYNLPRGTIWALTRTESNHDPNAVSHAGAMGIAQFMPGTARDMGLNDPFDPYASIEAAGRYMRHLLDQPYIHTLQDALASYNAGPGNFRDRGAYYWREPTEHRERFERHFSAYQRDNPDPVNVVVHVHPQPDGPPEVEVEVDGRVRDTSVGEGAYHLSDFAFGAG
- a CDS encoding coiled-coil domain-containing protein, with translation MQNMTEKARDRVAAAQAELDEAVSRGEDTSSIRATLGLAIEELDRVEAETEAQARAAAGAAQDAVRADAERLANEAAAEIQDVVDRVLTISKPEVEVPADRAVDLLLAQQKAQAEDSAIRAHRHKVGELRERLERLKAERAEIGQRRAAGDERPDDAARVHLLATDAEALEDLIARVEAEAPARDELVTKALREWERGWNNAVKEVRVHALALTCQRLELALMAAATAHRDAGGIRRMDARLAQWVR